The Pseudanabaena galeata CCNP1313 genome includes a region encoding these proteins:
- the ilvB gene encoding biosynthetic-type acetolactate synthase large subunit, whose translation MSLEEATLRTTGAFALIDSVRRQGVKHIFGYPGGAILPVYDEIYQSEARGELKHYLVRHEQGAVHAADGYARATGQVGVCVATSGPGATNLVTGIATAQMDSIPMVVITGQVPSYAIGTDAFQETDIWGITLPIVKHSYVIRRPEDIARIVAEAFHIAGTGRPGPVLVDIPKDIAQKAFEYNPDVQIDLPGYQPRVKGHLHQIAAAIALIREAKRPLLYAGGGTVLAEAHAELAEFAKRFQLPVTTTLMGKGAYDENSYLSLGMLGMHGTAYANFAVQGCDLLIAVGARFDDRVTGRLDKFAPEAKVIHIDIDPAEVGKNRKPDVPIVGDVKEVLQALLEATSYEENIQTKDWFAQLDEWKEDYPLEVPAYDNILSPQQVIYEFGKQAPNAYFTTDVGQHQMWAAQLIKTGPRKWISSAGLGTMGYGMPAAMGAKVALPDDQVICISGDASIQMNIQELGTLAQYGIKVKVIIVNNGWQGMVRQWQESFYDERYSSSNMEVGMPDFVKLAEAFGIKGIKVIEPSDLQSAVAEILAYDGPVFADFRVKRDENCYPMVPPGASNAEMVGLQTPKRSPLSAEISEPLPQLERVLV comes from the coding sequence ATGAGTCTAGAGGAGGCTACTTTGCGAACAACGGGTGCATTTGCTCTCATCGATAGCGTGAGACGGCAGGGTGTAAAACATATCTTTGGTTACCCTGGTGGAGCAATCCTGCCAGTGTACGATGAAATCTATCAGTCTGAGGCAAGAGGAGAGCTTAAGCATTATCTCGTGCGTCATGAGCAGGGAGCCGTCCATGCTGCTGATGGATATGCCCGCGCCACTGGACAAGTGGGGGTATGTGTGGCGACTTCAGGCCCTGGGGCAACCAATTTGGTGACTGGTATTGCGACGGCGCAAATGGACTCGATCCCGATGGTGGTGATTACGGGGCAAGTTCCTTCCTATGCGATCGGGACAGATGCCTTTCAAGAAACTGACATTTGGGGCATTACGCTCCCGATTGTCAAGCATTCCTATGTAATTCGCAGACCTGAAGATATTGCACGTATAGTTGCCGAAGCTTTTCATATTGCTGGCACTGGTCGTCCAGGCCCAGTATTAGTAGATATTCCTAAGGACATTGCTCAGAAAGCTTTTGAATATAATCCCGATGTACAGATTGATTTGCCTGGTTATCAGCCCAGAGTCAAAGGACATCTACATCAAATTGCGGCGGCGATCGCCTTAATTCGTGAAGCCAAAAGACCTTTGCTCTATGCAGGTGGTGGTACGGTACTTGCTGAGGCTCATGCTGAGCTTGCCGAGTTTGCCAAACGCTTTCAGTTGCCTGTGACCACAACCCTAATGGGTAAAGGTGCTTACGACGAAAACAGTTATCTTTCCCTTGGTATGTTGGGGATGCATGGCACTGCTTATGCCAACTTTGCGGTACAGGGTTGTGACCTATTGATTGCGGTTGGGGCAAGATTTGACGATCGCGTTACAGGTCGTCTAGATAAATTTGCACCTGAAGCCAAAGTTATTCATATTGATATCGATCCTGCGGAAGTTGGTAAAAATCGTAAACCCGATGTGCCAATCGTTGGCGATGTGAAGGAAGTCCTACAGGCTCTACTTGAAGCAACTAGCTACGAAGAAAATATCCAAACCAAAGATTGGTTTGCTCAACTTGATGAGTGGAAAGAGGATTACCCTCTGGAAGTGCCTGCCTATGACAATATTTTGTCACCCCAGCAAGTAATCTATGAATTTGGTAAGCAAGCGCCTAATGCTTATTTCACCACTGATGTCGGACAACATCAAATGTGGGCGGCTCAGTTAATCAAAACGGGACCCCGTAAGTGGATTTCCAGCGCAGGACTTGGCACAATGGGCTATGGAATGCCTGCGGCGATGGGTGCAAAGGTGGCTTTACCTGACGACCAAGTGATCTGTATTAGTGGTGATGCCAGTATTCAGATGAATATTCAAGAGCTTGGTACACTTGCCCAGTATGGTATTAAGGTCAAGGTAATCATTGTGAACAATGGTTGGCAAGGCATGGTGCGCCAGTGGCAAGAAAGCTTTTATGATGAGCGCTACTCTTCTTCTAATATGGAAGTAGGTATGCCTGACTTTGTGAAGCTTGCTGAAGCCTTTGGGATTAAGGGGATTAAGGTAATTGAGCCAAGTGATTTGCAATCAGCGGTTGCGGAGATTCTTGCCTATGATGGACCTGTATTTGCAGATTTCCGTGTCAAGCGTGATGAAAACTGCTATCCAATGGTTCCCCCAGGTGCAAGTAATGCGGAAATGGTCGGTTTACAAACTCCTAAGCGATCGCCGCTAAGCGCAGAAATATCAGAACCTTTACCTCAGTTGGAAAGAGTCTTAGTTTAG